From Salvia splendens isolate huo1 chromosome 16, SspV2, whole genome shotgun sequence, a single genomic window includes:
- the LOC121770319 gene encoding protein FAR1-RELATED SEQUENCE 5-like, with product MKRGEVPTTYLLLYVDDMLVAGAFKHEIQMVKVDMRLSLEIQDLDDAELQANFHTIGSASQTHSGVEAKNLGRKGAGEYGIQYKGDALRGFCDCDFVGNLDNRRLQSGYVFTMYGSAVSWKSSLQSVVALSTTDTKFMDLAAAVREFMVKRDSKQGSKNFIPGDASKSTEVSVKKRRCRSFRCECLAKLNLRYFSDGMSKGYEVYQFVEYHNHLMVADEHRHFMTANRSLDPTHRRFMEDCGRCNIGPTLTFKLLKELMGGPENVGYAQMIFDYMRSQKESSDAFYYEIEIGSHRKLTKLFWADAISRRNYHMFGDVISFDSTYNTDRYCMIFAPFTGKDNHSRAVTFGAGLLSSECRDSYTWHRWYMWHIMVKVSDKLPKSLLGNEDFKKELNACVWSDLLELDEFDIIWNDLMERYGLEDVHWFGSMFEDREFWVPAYFRDFPMGSLLRTTSMSESENSFFKNYTKPHANLVQFINFFNCAVGDQRNANSRLNYLDYSTISDLSTQLLSEKHASTIYTDSIFKHVQQEISMVCEIVSITVEDNIKMYKVKDQYDLDEKQEVKKKFFSNFYRLVQKSEGNVVRTKGSTSDKVSNRESAIRKANKPLRRCGKNIGDVVAAADDDILIGR from the exons ATGAAGAGAGGTGAAGTTCCAACAACCTATCTACtcttatatgtagatgatatgcttgttgCTGGAGCCTTCAAGCATGAGATACAAATGGTGAAAGTTGATATGAGATTATCCCTTGAAATTCAGGATTTGGAT GATGCAGAACTTCAAGCCAACTTCCACACCATTGGCTCAGCATCTCAAACTCACAGTGGAGTAGAAGCCAAAAACTTAGGTAGAAAG GGAGCTGGGGAGTATGGCATTCAGTATAAGGGAGATGCACTTAGAGGTTTCTGTGATTGTGACTTTGTTGGAAATCTTGATAACCGTAGGTTACAATCTGGATATGTCTTCACCATGTATGGATCTGCAGTGAGTTGGAAGTCCAGTTTGCAAAGCGTTGTGGCTTTATCCACCACAGACACAAAATTCATGGACTTAGCTGCTGCTGTAAGAGAGTTTATGGTTAAAAGGGATAGCAA ACAAGGCTCTAAGAATTTTATACCTGGTGATGCATCCAAATCAACTGAAGTGTCTGTTAAGAAGCGTAGGTGTCGGTCATTTAGGTGTGAATGTCTTGCTAAGCTCAACTTGCGATATTTTTCAGATGGCATGAGCAAAGGGTATGAGGTTTATCAGTTTGTTGAgtatcataatcacttaatgGTTGCGGATGAGCATAGGCATTTTATGACGGCCAATCGCAGTCTGGATCCTACCCATCGGAGGTTTATGGAGGATTGTGGCAGGTGTAATATTGGTCCCACACTCACATTCAAACTTCTGAAGGAGTTAATGGGTGGACCTGAAAATGTTGGAt atgctcaaatgatttttgattatATGCGTTCTCAAAAGGAATCATCTGATGCCTTTTATTATGAAATTGAGATAGGATCTCATCGAAAATTAACTAAACTCTTCTGGGCTGATGCTATTTCAAGACGAAATTATCATATGTTTGGAGATGTAATTTCATTTGACTCAACGTACAACACTGACAG GTATTGCATGATTTTTGCTCCATTCACTGGAAAAGATAACCATTCCAGAGCAGTTACATTTGGAGCTGGATTGTTATCAAGTGAATGTAGAGACTCATATACTTG GCACCGATGGTACATGTGGCATATTATGGTTAAGGTGTCAGATAAGTTGCCCAAATCCTTGCTTGGTAATGAAGATTTCAAAAAAGAGTTGAATGCATGTGTATGGTCTGATTTGTTAGAGCTTGATGAGTTTGATATAATATGGAATGATTTAATGGAACGATATGGATTAGAAGACGTGCACTGGTTTGGATCGATGTTTGAAGATAGAGAATTCTGGGTTCCTGCTTATTTTCGAGATTTTCCCATGGGGTCACTTCTTAGGACTACATCGATGTCTGAATCAGAGAATAGCTTTTTTAAAAACTACACAAAGCCTCATGCAAATCTTGTACAGTTCATCAATTTCTTTAACTGTGCTGTGGGAGATCAAAGGAATGCCAATTCACGattgaactacttggattacTCAACTATTTCTGATTTGTCAACCCAATTGCTTAGTGAGAAGCATGCATCTACAATATACACTGATTCTATTTTCAAACATGTACAACAAGAAATAAGTATGGTATGTGAGATTGTTTCGATAACTGTTGAGGATAACATCAAGATGTATAAGGTCAAGGACCAATATG ATTTGGATGAAAAGCAGGAAGTTAAGAAAAAGTTCTTCTCCAACTTTTATCGATTAGTCCAAAAGTCTGAGGGAA ATGTTGTTAGAACCAAAGGATCAACTAGTGACAAAGTATCAAACAGGGAGAGTGCAATAAGGAAAGCAAATAAGCCTCTACGACGGTGTG